A single window of Gossypium arboreum isolate Shixiya-1 chromosome 13, ASM2569848v2, whole genome shotgun sequence DNA harbors:
- the LOC108463135 gene encoding cytokinin dehydrogenase 7-like, with protein MIACLGRIVQDTDADSIPDDDVSTLSESLDLQGTIESGGITGVAGKDFGGLYSVKPLALIKPSGTEDIARVVKAASQTSHLTVAARGNGHSINGQAMADGGFVIDMRSTEENHFKPLTIDGSHYIDVSGGALWEDVLRRCVSMFRLAPRSWTDYLSLTVGGTLSNAGVSGQAFRFGPQTSNVTELEVVTGKGEITVCSATQNSELFFGALGGLGQLGIITRARVKLQPAPDMVRWLRVVYTEFEEFTRDAEFLVTQEEGESFDYVEGFVFSNSDDPINGWPSVPLDPDHEFNPAYIPQTASSVLYCLEVALHYRNSDRPSTVDTAVSRLLERLGFIQRLKFQLNVSYVEFLLRVKQVEEHAKANGNWDSPHPWLNIFISKSSIVDFDRTVFRKMLKDGVGGPMLIYPLLRSKWNSRTSVVLPEGEIFYIVALLRFVPKGPTVEKLVAQNHEIIKWCNKEGLDFKLYLPHYQSKEDWKRHFGNQWTRFVERKTSFDPMAILAPGQKIFKRTHTIKP; from the exons ATGATAGCTTGTTTGGGACGAATCGTACAGGACACCGACGCCGATTCCATACCCGACGACGACGTTTCCACCCTATCCGAATCCCTCGACCTCCAAGGCACCATCGAGAGCGGCGGAATTACCGGCGTAGCTGGTAAAGATTTCGGTGGTCTTTACTCTGTCAAGCCGTTAGCTTTGATTAAACCGTCTGGGACCGAGGATATAGCTCGGGTCGTTAAGGCCGCTTCACAGACTTCTCACCTGACGGTTGCGGCAAGGGGTAACGGCCACTCCATCAATGGCCAGGCGATGGCTGACGGTGGATTCGTGATAGACATGCGTTCGACGGAGGAAAACCATTTCAAGCCGTTGACAATCGATGGCTCTCATTATATCGACGTCTCCGGCGGGGCATTATGGGAAGACGTCTTGAGACGGTGCGTTTCGATGTTCCGTTTGGCTCCGAGGTCGTGGACCGATTATCTCAGCTTGACAGTGGGCGGGACGTTATCCAACGCTGGCGTTAGTGGACAAGCGTTCCGTTTTGGTCCCCAAACATCGAATGTAACGGAATTGGAAGTTGTAACTGGAAAAGGAGAAATAACGGTTTGTTCCGCAACCCAAAACTCCGAACTCTTTTTCGGAGCCCTCGGCGGACTGGGTCAGCTCGGAATTATAACCCGAGCCAGGGTTAAGCTTCAACCAGCTCCGGACATG GTAAGATGGCTAAGAGTAGTGTATACTGAGTTCGAAGAATTCACTCGGGATGCTGAGTTTCTGGTGACTCAGGAAGAAGGTGAGTCGTTTGATTACGTGGAAGGCTTCGTATTCTCCAACAGTGACGACCCAATCAATGGGTGGCCATCCGTACCATTAGACCCGGACCATGAATTCAACCCGGCTTACATCCCTCAAACCGCCAGCTCAGTCCTCTACTGCCTCGAAGTGGCTCTCCATTACCGCAACAGTGACCGCCCTTCAACAGTAGATACG GCCGTAAGCAGACTTCTTGAACGGCTAGGATTCATCCAACGGTTGAAGTTCCAGTTGAATGTTAGTTACGTGGAGTTTTTATTGCGTGTGAAACAGGTGGAGGAACACGCTAAAGCCAATGGCAATTGGGATAGCCCTCACCCTTGGTTGAATATCTTCATATCCAAATCAAGTATTGTTGATTTTGATCGAACGGTGTTTAGAAAGATGTTGAAAGATGGTGTCGGTGGGCCCATGTTGATCTACCCCCTCTTGCGAAGCAA GTGGAATAGTCGGACATCGGTGGTGCTACCGGAAGGCGAAATATTCTACATAGTGGCGTTGCTCCGGTTCGTTCCTAAGGGTCCAACGGTGGAAAAATTGGTGGCACAAAACCACGAGATCATCAAGTGGTGCAACAAAGAGGGTTTGGATTTCAAGCTATACCTCCCTCACTACCAGTCAAAAGAGGATTGGAAACGACATTTTGGGAATCAATGGACACGATTTGTGGAGAGGAAGACCAGTTTTGATCCAATGGCTATCCTTGCACCTGgacaaaaaatttttaaaaggacCCATACCATCAAACCTTAA